One Silene latifolia isolate original U9 population chromosome 4, ASM4854445v1, whole genome shotgun sequence DNA segment encodes these proteins:
- the LOC141651622 gene encoding uncharacterized protein LOC141651622 — MELFLAYNAQYIHMFVQSQTDGRKFYLTMIYASNDLHERVELLDFLNQVATNYLVETLLRLKWNSFKNVSLYVVWMIFRTGALYTWPNKQAASDRVYSRLDRAMGNLEWMAMYGDYIAHFYPEALFDHCPCTVVHMRADLGGKRNFKYFNMWGTAAEFKPSVLHVWSRSFPGTKMFGVIKKLKALKPVLKRLNTACFSDIENTTTIASLALANIQQALVDNPVDVNLIQQELDLARDLKELTVARDSFLSQKAKVQWSIEGDLNTAYFHHAIKKRTMMNKVFKIEDKDGRLCTEGADIQMAFLDYYQGDIRSIMLLLRALSTFSATSGLRVNAAKSEVVFNGVPYEVRMDVVQVSGFQQGVLPFKYLGVPIQPGRLSKADCHILLDKVVHKIRGIGARKLSYAGRLVLINSVLNTLHNYWASIFLIPKGVINRIEAICRNFFWSGESEYHRVPLIAWEKICCRKKEGGLNIKRAEVWNKATVGKLVNWIHTKADRLWVLWIDPVYLKGADWHSYQPPPDSNWNWRNICKVKDLLNSGFVGGHWQSDARGYSIQSGYYWLQGPHPLVQWYNSVWATWNIPKHSLVGWMVKHKGLQLRDKLFQLQICDSNSCVNCEQAAETHEHLFGSCVYSSQVIDGVEQWLCRRISGSNLNCTKLQKLVVRMTLMATWYCIWKQRNECRLSLTLATPRRVIKEIQSIVKARILQKIQTIMPQRDKEWLLSLDIHV, encoded by the exons ATGGAGTTG TTCTTGGCTTATAATGCTCAATATATCCATATGTTTGTACAGTCTCAAACTGATGGTAGAAAGTTTTATTTGACAATGATTTATGCTTCTAATGACTTACATGAAAGGGTGGAGCTGTTGGATTTTCTTAACCAAGTGGCTACTAATT ACTTGGTGGAAACACTACTGAGATTGAAATGGAACAGTTTCAAGAATGTGTCTCTTTATGTTGTATGGATGATATTTCGCACAGGGGCACTTTACACCTGGCCTAATAAGCAGGCTGCTTCTGATAGAGTGTATAGCAGATTGGACAGGGCAATGGGGAATCTTGAATGGATGGCTATGTATGGTGATTATATTGCACATTTTTATCCTGAGGCTCTTTTTGATCATTGTCCTTGTACTGTGGTGCATATGAGAGCTGATTTGGGAGGAAAAAGAAATTTTaagtatttcaatatgtggggcACAGCTGCTGAATTCAAACCTAGTGTGCTTCATGTTTGGAGTAGATCTTTCCCTGGTACTAAAATGTTTGGAGTAATTAAGAAGTTAAAAGCTCTCAAACCAGTTCTGAAGAGGTTGAATACTGCTTGCTTTTCTGATATTGAAAATACAACTACTATTGCTAGTTTGGCTCTGGCTAATATTCAGCAAGCTTTGGTGGACAATCCTGTGGATGTAAATCTAATTCAACAGGAATTGGACTTAGCTAGGGATCTTAAGGAGCTTACTGTGGCAAGGGATAGTTTCTTATCTCAGAAAGCTAAAGTCCAGTGGTCTATTGAGGGTGATTTAAACACTGCTTATTTCCATCATGCTATTAAAAAAAGAACAATGATGAATAAGGTCTTCAAAATTGAGGATAAGGATGGGAGGCTTTGTACTGAGGGAGCTGATATCCAGATGGCTTTCTTGGATTATTACCAG GGTGATATCAGGTCAATTATGTTACTATTGAGGGCCTTATCTACTTTCTCTGCAACTTCTGGCTTGAGGGTCAATGCTGCTAAGTCAGAGGTGGTGTTTAATGGGGTCCCTTATGAAGTGAGAATGGATGTTGTTCAGGTTTCAGGGTTCCAACAAGGGGTGTTACCCTTCAAATATTTGGGAGTGCCCATCCAACCTGGCAGATTGTCTAAAGCAGATTGTCATATACTATTGGATAAGGTGGTTCATAAGATCAGAGGCATTGGTGCAAGGAAATTAAGCTATGCAGGCAGGCTTGTTTTAATCAACTCTGTGTTAAATACTCTCCATAATTATTGGGCTTCTATATTTCTTATCCCTAAAGGTGTTATTAATAGAATTGAAGCAATTTGTAGAAATTTCTTTTGGAGTGGGGAGTCTGAATATCACAGGGTACCTCTGATAGCTTGGGAGAAAATTTGTTGTAGGAAGAAGGAAGGTGGACTGAATATAAAAAGAGCAGAGGTGTGGAACAAGGCTACTGTTGGTAAATTAGTTAACTGGatacatacaaaagctgacaggTTGTGGGTTCTATGGATTGATCCTGTCTATTTAAAAGGAGCTGACTGGCATAGTTATCAACCTCCTCCTGATTCCAATTGGAACTGGAGGAATATCTGTAAAGTTAAGGATCTTCTGAACTCTGGTTTTGTGGGTGGTCACTGGCAGTCTGATGCTAGGGGCTACTCCATTCAGTCTGGTTACTACTGGTTGCAAGGTCCACACCCCCTAGTCCAGTGGTATAATAGTGTTTGGGCTACTTGGAACATCCCTAAGCATTCGTTAGTTGGATGGATGGTAAAGCATAAGGGTCTGCAGCTGAGGGATAAGTTGTTCCAGCTGCAGATTTGTGACAGCAACAGTTGTGTGAATTGTGAGCAAGCTGCTGAGACACATGAGCATCTGTTTGGCAGCTGTGTGTATAGTTCACAGGTTATTGATGGGGTTGAACAATGGTTATGCAGGAGGATATCTGGTTCTAATCTGAACTGTACAAAGTTGCAGAAACTTGTGGTTAGGATGACATTAATGGCTACTTGGTATTGTATCTGGAAACAAAGAAATGAATGCAGACTCTCCTTAACACTAGCTACACCAAGAAGAGTGATTAAGGAGATCCAATCTATAGTAAAGGCACGAATTCTTCAGAAAATACAGACTATTATGCCTCAAAGGGATAAGGAATGGCTACTTAGTTTGGATATTCATGTTTAA